Proteins encoded within one genomic window of uncultured Flavobacterium sp.:
- a CDS encoding biotin/lipoyl-binding protein, with amino-acid sequence MKYILISLLVLIFSSCSKKEEKKTDQVLIHKEVASSGIVGLGRIEPDKKLSSLATEVGGIVVGIYKKENDSIAKGDLIIELDHSVQDAKKSQIKSRIETQKIEINSAQLNLKEHKINLANKQIELHRLKSLHENGAETRQNVDNLETETKIFQVKVDQLQSQVMIANSRLQEIKQELEVSNKELQQYLVKALSDGQIMTMNVTQGAALSSNQAFADFIPKSKLVATCEIDELFANKIKKGQNAIIRQIGSNKTIGSGIVVFASSALKRKSLFSEKAGDQEDRRVREIKILLANQTKYLINSRIECVIQTPN; translated from the coding sequence ATGAAATATATTTTAATTTCTCTGTTAGTCCTAATTTTTAGTAGTTGTAGTAAGAAAGAAGAAAAGAAAACAGATCAGGTATTAATTCATAAAGAAGTTGCATCATCAGGTATTGTGGGACTCGGACGGATAGAACCTGATAAAAAACTGTCTTCATTAGCAACTGAGGTAGGAGGTATTGTAGTAGGTATTTATAAAAAGGAAAACGACAGCATTGCCAAAGGTGATCTAATTATTGAGTTGGATCATTCTGTACAAGATGCAAAAAAGTCTCAGATTAAAAGTAGAATTGAAACACAAAAAATCGAAATAAATAGTGCACAATTAAACTTGAAAGAGCATAAAATTAACCTGGCAAATAAACAAATTGAACTGCATCGATTGAAAAGTTTGCACGAAAATGGAGCAGAAACAAGACAGAATGTTGATAATCTTGAAACTGAAACGAAAATTTTTCAAGTGAAAGTGGATCAATTGCAAAGTCAGGTTATGATAGCAAATTCCCGACTTCAGGAAATTAAACAAGAGTTAGAAGTATCTAATAAGGAATTGCAGCAGTATTTAGTAAAAGCATTGAGCGATGGACAAATTATGACAATGAATGTTACGCAAGGAGCTGCATTATCGTCAAATCAGGCATTTGCAGATTTTATTCCTAAAAGTAAACTGGTTGCTACTTGCGAAATCGATGAGTTGTTTGCAAACAAAATTAAAAAAGGACAAAATGCCATTATTCGCCAAATTGGTTCCAATAAAACCATCGGTTCCGGCATCGTAGTTTTTGCTTCATCGGCACTCAAACGCAAATCACTTTTTTCTGAAAAAGCCGGAGATCAGGAAGACAGAAGAGTTCGGGAAATAAAAATCCTCTTAGCAAACCAAACGAAATATTTAATTAATTCCCGAATTGAATGTGTTATTCAAACACCAAATTAA
- a CDS encoding TolC family protein has product MNAQNSVWTLKKAIEEAQKNRKLLTSLETESKINQLKTKELNAKYLPKVSLNYNYQYNPIIATSVLPASAFNSGTSSDGMIPIKLGANYTQNAGVLLQQPLLDITISKLIEESKLQEKLASLNEKEARIELTYEVSKVYFKILVAEEQVKEAIGDTTRTALSLKTINQKYSNKRVLKVDANDAQVTHNNAVQKYLNAVNNTLVLKQYLLYVTGNESSIPSLMALEKYSMDSTITDLDENLILSLPQIEILKTQNEVLENKKKLERAKHSPMINVNGYLGADQFTENLSPFQQDSWYGNSYVGVSLKLPLFFGENTAKRIDQLKFQQEQNNNRIVEDVNKNKYNALNAAVTYNNVLQQLKTVGENSRLTHEIVTVYQERYKFDQISFNELNDKEIQLQNLEIVYNQLQQELIMSWLDWKKAAGKLVL; this is encoded by the coding sequence ATGAATGCGCAAAACTCTGTATGGACATTAAAAAAAGCAATTGAAGAAGCGCAAAAGAATAGAAAATTACTGACTTCGCTAGAAACAGAATCTAAAATCAATCAGTTAAAAACAAAAGAGTTAAATGCAAAATATTTACCCAAAGTATCATTAAATTACAATTATCAATATAATCCAATTATTGCTACAAGTGTTTTACCTGCCAGCGCATTTAATTCAGGAACGTCTTCAGATGGTATGATTCCGATAAAGCTGGGGGCAAATTACACTCAAAACGCAGGTGTTTTGCTGCAACAACCTTTGCTGGACATCACAATTTCAAAATTAATTGAAGAGTCTAAGTTACAGGAAAAACTAGCAAGTTTAAATGAAAAAGAGGCTAGGATAGAACTTACTTATGAAGTCTCAAAGGTATATTTTAAGATATTGGTAGCAGAGGAGCAAGTAAAAGAAGCTATTGGTGATACCACTCGCACGGCACTAAGTTTAAAAACCATAAACCAAAAGTATAGCAACAAAAGAGTTTTAAAAGTTGATGCAAATGACGCTCAGGTAACGCACAATAATGCTGTTCAAAAATATCTTAATGCAGTAAATAACACATTGGTTTTAAAGCAGTACCTTTTATATGTTACAGGAAATGAATCTTCTATTCCTTCTTTAATGGCATTAGAAAAATATAGTATGGATAGTACTATTACTGATCTTGATGAAAATCTAATTCTGTCGTTACCACAAATTGAAATTTTGAAAACACAAAATGAAGTGTTGGAGAATAAAAAGAAACTGGAAAGAGCAAAACATAGTCCAATGATTAATGTCAATGGCTATTTAGGTGCAGATCAGTTTACAGAAAACCTGAGTCCTTTTCAGCAAGATAGTTGGTATGGGAATAGTTATGTTGGTGTATCGTTAAAGTTGCCACTCTTTTTTGGAGAGAATACAGCAAAAAGAATTGATCAATTAAAATTTCAGCAGGAGCAAAATAATAATCGAATTGTAGAGGATGTTAATAAAAACAAATACAATGCCCTGAATGCTGCTGTTACTTATAATAATGTCTTGCAACAATTAAAAACAGTAGGCGAAAATAGTAGACTTACTCATGAAATTGTAACGGTTTATCAAGAACGGTATAAGTTTGACCAAATATCGTTTAATGAACTAAATGATAAAGAGATTCAATTGCAAAATCTGGAAATAGTCTATAATCAACTTCAACAGGAATTGATAATGTCATGGCTTGATTGGAAAAAAGCAGCGGGAAAATTAGTATTGTAA
- a CDS encoding type IX secretion system membrane protein PorP/SprF — MRTKLFSFVLMFTAMLSYAQQDAQFTQYMYNTININPAYAGSRGALSIFGLYRTQWVGLDGAPKTSTFSVNSPINNSNLGVGASLVSDKIGPTNETTFSADLSYTVQTSADFKLSFGIKGTANIFNLDVNKLNPASQGDPQFQDLNNKFSPNVGAGVYWHSSKAYIGLSIPNFIETNRYDNNDVAIFKDKINYYFMAGYVFDLGPEVKFKPATLFKMVQGAPLQADISANFMFIDRVVAGVAYRWSAAMSAMVGFQVTDGLYIGYGYDRETTNLNNYNSGSHEIFLRFELFQNNGKITTPRFF; from the coding sequence ATGAGAACAAAATTATTTTCTTTCGTTTTGATGTTTACAGCTATGCTAAGTTATGCACAACAAGATGCTCAATTTACACAATACATGTACAACACCATAAATATTAATCCGGCTTATGCAGGATCGCGAGGAGCCTTGAGTATTTTCGGTTTATACCGTACCCAATGGGTTGGACTTGACGGAGCTCCTAAAACTAGCACCTTTTCAGTCAATTCGCCAATAAATAATAGCAACTTAGGAGTAGGTGCTTCACTGGTTAGCGATAAAATTGGCCCAACTAATGAAACCACTTTTTCTGCTGATCTCTCCTACACTGTACAAACCTCAGCAGATTTTAAACTTTCATTTGGTATTAAAGGAACCGCTAATATATTTAATCTCGATGTTAACAAATTAAACCCTGCCAGTCAGGGAGATCCTCAATTTCAGGATTTAAACAATAAGTTCTCTCCAAATGTAGGTGCAGGTGTCTATTGGCATTCCAGTAAAGCCTACATAGGGTTATCAATTCCAAATTTTATCGAGACCAATCGCTATGACAATAATGATGTAGCCATTTTTAAAGATAAAATCAATTATTACTTTATGGCTGGCTACGTATTTGATTTGGGTCCGGAAGTAAAATTCAAACCGGCAACACTTTTCAAAATGGTACAAGGAGCTCCTTTACAAGCAGATATTTCGGCTAATTTCATGTTCATCGACAGGGTTGTGGCTGGAGTGGCTTACAGATGGAGTGCTGCAATGAGTGCTATGGTAGGATTCCAGGTCACTGATGGTTTATATATAGGTTATGGTTATGATCGTGAAACCACTAACTTAAATAATTACAACTCTGGTTCGCACGAAATTTTCTTGCGCTTCGAACTGTTCCAAAACAATGGTAAAATAACAACTCCACGTTTCTTCTAA
- a CDS encoding ABC transporter ATP-binding protein, whose amino-acid sequence MKEATSKNRVIAEIRGACKEYQTGDTLITALKPTTVQFKTGELTLIIGPSGSGKTTLLSLLGCVIYPTKGDVFIDGEQVNMLSAKELSTLRLNKIGFVFQSFNLLAPLNSLENVMMPLQLMHLSDAEAKKKAEVALELVGMRDRMRNLPKMLSGGQQQRVSIARALVTNPPIMLCDEPTAALDVKSVGVVMDELKTLAQNGKSVIVVTHDMRLKQFADRIIYVDNGIATENENATFIENH is encoded by the coding sequence ATGAAAGAGGCAACTTCAAAGAATAGAGTTATTGCTGAAATAAGAGGTGCTTGCAAGGAGTACCAAACTGGTGATACATTGATTACAGCCTTAAAACCTACAACAGTTCAGTTTAAAACCGGTGAGCTTACATTAATAATAGGTCCTTCAGGTTCAGGGAAAACCACTTTGTTGTCACTATTAGGTTGTGTTATTTATCCAACAAAGGGAGATGTTTTTATAGATGGTGAGCAAGTAAATATGCTTTCGGCTAAAGAATTATCGACTTTGAGGCTGAACAAAATTGGATTTGTATTTCAAAGTTTTAACCTTTTGGCACCACTTAACTCTTTAGAAAACGTAATGATGCCGTTGCAACTTATGCACTTAAGTGATGCCGAAGCAAAGAAAAAAGCCGAAGTAGCACTGGAATTAGTGGGGATGAGGGATAGAATGAGAAACTTGCCAAAAATGTTAAGTGGTGGTCAGCAACAACGAGTTTCTATTGCAAGAGCATTAGTAACTAATCCGCCAATCATGCTTTGTGACGAACCTACGGCTGCATTAGATGTTAAAAGTGTTGGTGTGGTAATGGATGAATTAAAAACACTTGCTCAAAATGGTAAAAGTGTAATTGTAGTTACTCATGATATGAGACTTAAACAGTTTGCAGACAGAATTATTTATGTAGATAATGGAATTGCAACTGAGAATGAAAATGCAACATTTATAGAAAATCATTAA
- a CDS encoding ABC transporter permease, protein MKSIIKTAWKFIRFDKTKSIGVVVGIVISTFLIGQQIGTFNFLTGLMSVLVKNTTTDIWVVDNKTTDANQLSLIDTRKEKEIKSLSGVKEAFPIVVTNGKAKFPNGTSAVVNIIGSEYPYFKAGPDSTKIIQGKLPDLLQEAGVSADYFDRSNFGGSSNVGTYFEINGKRAVITLQTKGIRGWGGYLMYTTVDRARYYGNIPSTSVSALMVNVKEGEDVDRVVAQINNSIYGVRAWRTSSLSSSTIQSVLASTGLGASTGSLVGFAIIAGFFIIGLTMYSSALDRIKDYGTLKAIGATNSYIRNLILTQATLFAIAGFMVALVFLMGFKNGMYQTGILIDFSPIILFSILIVTFSISLFGAVFAIKRIKNVEPASVFRG, encoded by the coding sequence ATGAAATCTATTATAAAAACAGCTTGGAAGTTTATCCGTTTTGATAAAACAAAAAGCATAGGAGTGGTTGTTGGAATAGTAATCAGCACTTTTTTGATTGGTCAGCAAATAGGGACATTCAATTTTTTGACAGGATTAATGAGTGTGTTGGTAAAAAATACAACAACCGATATTTGGGTTGTCGATAATAAGACTACAGATGCCAACCAGCTTAGCTTGATTGACACGAGAAAAGAGAAAGAAATTAAGAGTTTATCAGGCGTTAAAGAAGCATTTCCTATTGTTGTTACTAACGGAAAAGCAAAATTCCCTAATGGAACCAGTGCTGTTGTAAACATTATTGGAAGCGAATATCCCTATTTTAAAGCAGGTCCTGATAGTACTAAAATAATACAGGGAAAACTTCCGGATTTACTGCAAGAAGCGGGTGTGTCTGCGGATTATTTTGATCGAAGTAATTTTGGAGGTTCGTCGAATGTTGGGACCTATTTTGAGATTAACGGAAAAAGAGCCGTTATTACACTACAAACTAAAGGGATAAGAGGTTGGGGTGGTTATTTAATGTACACCACAGTAGATCGGGCAAGGTATTATGGCAATATACCTTCGACTTCTGTAAGTGCTTTAATGGTAAATGTAAAAGAAGGGGAAGATGTAGATCGGGTTGTAGCTCAAATCAATAATTCTATTTATGGAGTAAGAGCCTGGCGTACATCATCCTTAAGTTCATCGACTATACAGAGTGTTTTGGCTTCGACAGGTTTAGGTGCCAGTACAGGATCTCTGGTAGGATTTGCTATTATTGCGGGTTTCTTTATAATAGGTCTTACAATGTATTCCTCGGCACTTGACAGGATTAAGGATTATGGCACTTTAAAAGCAATAGGCGCTACTAATTCATACATTAGAAATTTGATACTTACTCAAGCCACTTTATTTGCTATTGCTGGATTTATGGTTGCTCTCGTTTTCTTAATGGGTTTTAAAAATGGAATGTATCAAACAGGAATATTGATAGATTTTAGCCCAATAATACTCTTTTCGATTCTAATTGTCACTTTTTCTATTTCGCTTTTTGGGGCCGTGTTTGCTATTAAAAGAATAAAAAATGTAGAACCAGCTTCCGTATTTAGGGGCTAA
- a CDS encoding DUF6268 family outer membrane beta-barrel protein — protein sequence MKKVLSLVLLTLFICLPNKFYAQLITDGAGIGVTVNGKSSFENLSSVDPYYGNKFRYNTYDFWLPIPSFKIGKTRILGIVNYRILDFTFDRDIENSPNYITKIQEIKPTIVIRHPFGKRWGAFGVFIPIVASDFKSSFSVNDMVFDGIFGVSRKFGEKSNLEIGIGPHIMYAFGKFLITPAISVDYKSNNGKWFAQVYWPRVNVFRNLGNSTQVGVAGSIDWTLHNLQNYTNYQGAEIDYAQFSAIHGGLQINQRLFDGFWLQLQGGLAFANKYTLFNSKNDTISNYKAKEMPYVKMMLTYRFGN from the coding sequence TTGAAAAAAGTACTATCATTGGTTTTATTAACCTTGTTTATTTGTCTTCCAAATAAATTTTATGCCCAATTAATTACTGATGGCGCTGGGATTGGCGTTACAGTAAACGGAAAAAGTAGTTTTGAGAATTTGTCTTCTGTAGATCCGTATTATGGAAATAAATTCAGATATAATACTTATGATTTTTGGTTACCGATACCATCTTTTAAAATTGGAAAAACTCGTATTCTTGGGATAGTCAACTATCGCATTTTAGATTTTACATTCGATAGAGATATCGAGAATAGTCCGAATTACATCACAAAAATACAAGAGATAAAACCTACCATTGTTATACGGCATCCTTTTGGAAAAAGATGGGGAGCTTTTGGAGTATTCATACCTATTGTTGCTTCTGATTTTAAAAGTTCCTTTTCGGTGAATGATATGGTATTTGACGGCATTTTTGGGGTTTCAAGAAAGTTTGGCGAAAAATCAAATCTTGAAATCGGGATTGGCCCTCATATTATGTATGCCTTTGGTAAATTCCTGATAACTCCTGCTATATCTGTAGATTATAAAAGTAACAACGGCAAGTGGTTTGCTCAGGTATACTGGCCAAGAGTTAATGTTTTTCGGAATCTAGGTAACAGTACACAAGTTGGTGTGGCAGGATCGATAGACTGGACGCTTCACAATTTGCAAAACTATACTAATTATCAAGGTGCAGAGATTGATTATGCACAGTTCTCGGCTATTCACGGTGGTTTACAAATTAATCAACGCCTTTTTGATGGTTTTTGGCTTCAGTTACAAGGTGGTTTAGCATTTGCAAACAAATACACACTATTTAATTCTAAAAATGACACCATTAGTAATTATAAGGCAAAAGAAATGCCTTATGTAAAAATGATGCTGACCTACCGTTTTGGAAATTAA
- a CDS encoding DUF2141 domain-containing protein — MKKLILSVLVLGVSHFTHAQQVKMNVDVTNVQKGKGTVVLNVYNKKQNFLKTACFSKVQKANLETMKFQIDLPRGTYAITVFQDLDSNGKLNSNWLGMPKEPVGNSTNFKPDGGAPTFGDCSIYVLKNESTIAIDLY, encoded by the coding sequence ATGAAAAAATTAATTCTAAGCGTTTTGGTATTAGGAGTGTCGCATTTTACTCATGCACAACAGGTAAAAATGAATGTTGATGTGACCAATGTTCAAAAAGGGAAGGGGACTGTTGTACTTAATGTCTACAATAAAAAGCAAAATTTTCTTAAAACAGCTTGTTTTTCTAAGGTTCAAAAAGCAAATCTGGAAACCATGAAATTTCAAATCGATTTGCCAAGAGGAACTTATGCGATTACCGTTTTTCAAGATTTAGATAGTAATGGGAAACTAAACAGTAATTGGTTAGGAATGCCTAAAGAACCAGTAGGAAACAGTACTAATTTTAAGCCTGATGGCGGAGCACCTACATTTGGTGATTGCTCTATTTATGTTTTAAAAAATGAATCTACGATTGCAATAGATCTTTATTAG
- a CDS encoding OmpA family protein: protein MKNYILLCIIIVSVFSSNSYSQKNKLASGDKKYDNYAYIDAIKTYERVAKKGYKSEDMFKKLGNSFYFNSEFDKAAKWYGELFAMNAEQEPEYYYRYAQSLKSTGDTAKANQMFDLFHQKSKNDNRAKLYDENKNYLDIIKANSGRYNIEDAGINSKYSDYGTTFYQNKLVFTSARDTGNFDQRKHKWTGEHFTNLYQSDLDENFNPNAPKKFKSKINSKFHEATPVFTKDGKTVYFTRNNYLNGKKGKDEHKITLVKIYKATFEKNEWGNITELPFDSNSYSTAHPALSPDEKTMYFASDMPGTIGQSDIFKVSIDANGVFGTPVNLGTPVNTEGKETFPYVTDDDEIYFASDGHPGLGGLDVFAGKIAKDGTISNIQNVGADVNSPKDDFAYVIETKSRKGFFSSNKDGGRGSDDIYKFLETKRLYCVQELYGVVTDLASGEILPDTKLTLYDSNYKMITTTTSDKDGNYKFPVECGMSYAVRAEKDKYTTKEVTVTILKENGRTNLPIALEKAECVVTVGDDLAKCFGIKMIYFDLDKSDIRVEAAIDLEKILDVLNQYPSMKLDIRSHTDSRASFKYNEALSDRRAKSTIQWLIKNGVAPNRLTGKGYGETQLVNGCSDNVPCTEAEHQMNRRSEFLVSAL from the coding sequence ATGAAAAATTATATACTCCTTTGCATAATAATAGTAAGTGTTTTTTCATCTAACAGTTATTCACAAAAGAACAAACTAGCTTCCGGAGATAAAAAATACGATAACTATGCCTACATTGATGCTATTAAAACCTACGAACGGGTAGCAAAAAAAGGATACAAATCAGAAGATATGTTCAAGAAATTAGGTAATTCCTTCTACTTCAATTCTGAATTTGATAAAGCCGCAAAATGGTATGGTGAATTGTTTGCCATGAATGCAGAACAAGAACCTGAGTATTATTATCGATATGCCCAATCGCTAAAATCTACGGGGGATACGGCCAAAGCCAATCAAATGTTTGATTTATTCCATCAAAAATCAAAAAATGATAACAGGGCCAAGCTGTACGACGAAAACAAAAACTATCTTGATATTATTAAAGCCAATTCAGGACGATATAATATCGAAGATGCAGGTATTAACAGTAAATATTCAGATTATGGAACTACATTCTATCAAAACAAACTTGTTTTCACTTCAGCCAGAGATACTGGTAACTTTGATCAGAGAAAACACAAATGGACAGGCGAGCATTTTACAAATTTATATCAATCCGACCTCGATGAAAATTTTAATCCTAACGCTCCAAAAAAGTTTAAATCAAAAATAAATTCAAAATTCCACGAAGCAACACCTGTGTTCACAAAAGATGGAAAAACAGTTTATTTTACAAGAAACAATTATCTTAATGGTAAAAAAGGAAAAGATGAACATAAAATTACTCTGGTAAAAATATATAAAGCCACTTTTGAAAAAAACGAATGGGGAAATATAACCGAATTGCCTTTTGACAGTAATAGTTATAGCACAGCGCATCCTGCTTTAAGTCCGGATGAGAAAACGATGTATTTTGCATCAGATATGCCCGGAACAATTGGACAATCGGATATTTTTAAAGTAAGTATCGATGCCAATGGTGTATTTGGTACTCCTGTAAATTTGGGAACTCCAGTTAATACCGAAGGGAAAGAAACTTTTCCTTATGTAACAGATGACGATGAGATTTATTTTGCCTCAGATGGGCATCCCGGACTTGGAGGATTGGATGTATTTGCCGGAAAAATAGCTAAAGATGGTACTATAAGTAACATTCAAAATGTTGGTGCTGATGTTAACTCTCCAAAAGATGATTTTGCCTATGTAATTGAGACTAAGTCTCGAAAAGGTTTCTTTTCATCCAACAAAGATGGTGGAAGGGGTTCTGATGATATTTATAAATTTTTAGAAACTAAAAGATTATATTGTGTTCAGGAGTTGTATGGGGTTGTTACAGATCTGGCATCGGGCGAAATTCTGCCGGATACCAAGCTGACTCTGTATGACAGCAATTATAAAATGATCACTACTACAACTTCTGATAAAGACGGTAATTATAAATTTCCTGTTGAGTGCGGTATGTCGTATGCAGTGCGTGCCGAAAAAGATAAATATACGACTAAAGAGGTTACTGTTACCATTTTAAAAGAAAACGGAAGAACCAATTTACCAATAGCGCTGGAAAAAGCGGAATGTGTGGTAACTGTTGGTGATGATTTAGCAAAATGTTTTGGTATAAAAATGATCTATTTTGATCTGGATAAATCTGATATACGTGTAGAAGCTGCTATAGATCTTGAAAAAATACTCGATGTATTGAATCAATATCCGTCTATGAAACTCGATATTCGTTCACATACAGATAGCCGTGCATCATTTAAATACAATGAAGCTTTATCTGACAGAAGAGCTAAATCTACCATACAATGGCTTATTAAAAATGGGGTAGCTCCAAACAGATTAACCGGTAAAGGATACGGAGAAACACAGCTCGTAAACGGATGTTCTGATAATGTACCTTGTACTGAAGCGGAACACCAAATGAACAGAAGAAGTGAGTTTCTTGTTTCGGCTTTATGA
- a CDS encoding AraC family transcriptional regulator — protein sequence MSKTIKIISSEEFPRQFMSDASLDFDFLKTPLQIYDLNTTTEYIQIPTPLFRPDYNSIVHVTKGSAKQQVDNETITITENDVLFVKQGHITAMKEIDLIITGHFILFEESVLNHILSKQELIQIFATNSVIKLPKETSVWLNSLFCLLGQEFRNENSNIEICYSLMQAAFQKILSSNKELNKTVHRSNEITFSFKELVYKYHSQDKSVSFYADKLKISVNYLNRCIKETTGIAPKEWINNVSILQSQILLQDLTKDISEIAFELNYEDPSYFGRLFKKITGTTPSQYRSSLMHDLSE from the coding sequence ATGAGTAAGACAATTAAAATTATATCATCAGAGGAATTTCCAAGGCAATTTATGTCTGATGCTTCATTAGATTTTGATTTCTTAAAAACTCCTTTGCAGATCTATGATTTGAATACTACAACAGAGTATATTCAAATTCCAACTCCGCTTTTTAGACCTGATTATAATTCTATTGTTCATGTTACTAAAGGAAGTGCTAAACAACAAGTAGATAATGAGACAATAACAATAACCGAGAATGATGTTTTGTTTGTAAAACAAGGTCATATTACGGCAATGAAAGAAATTGATCTGATTATAACCGGTCATTTTATTTTATTTGAAGAAAGTGTCTTAAATCATATTCTGTCTAAACAGGAGTTGATACAAATTTTTGCCACCAACTCTGTTATTAAGCTGCCAAAAGAAACCAGTGTATGGCTTAATTCTTTGTTTTGCTTATTAGGTCAGGAATTTCGGAATGAAAATTCTAATATCGAAATTTGTTATTCGCTTATGCAAGCTGCCTTTCAGAAAATCCTTTCTTCAAATAAAGAACTTAATAAAACGGTGCACCGTAGTAATGAAATCACTTTTTCTTTTAAAGAGTTGGTTTATAAATACCATAGTCAGGATAAATCCGTATCCTTTTATGCCGATAAATTAAAAATTTCTGTAAACTATCTTAATAGGTGCATTAAGGAAACTACAGGAATAGCTCCAAAAGAATGGATTAACAATGTTAGTATCCTGCAAAGTCAGATTCTTTTACAAGATTTGACCAAAGATATTTCTGAAATTGCTTTTGAATTGAATTACGAAGATCCATCTTATTTTGGACGACTTTTTAAAAAAATAACCGGTACAACTCCTTCACAGTACCGAAGTTCACTTATGCACGATTTGTCCGAGTAA